One Aquarana catesbeiana isolate 2022-GZ linkage group LG11, ASM4218655v1, whole genome shotgun sequence genomic window carries:
- the CIAPIN1 gene encoding anamorsin, whose product MGSLGDSVSPGQHVAVTWDGSSSIESLQELVAQVQTAVAPDGKVSVENVERLLMSAHRDSCFDGILLGLVPGSTTIHSSDILVEAARILKPGGTMIIQEPVDLQADHGARLRSPAQLSSAITLSGMTSVTQILNVALTSEQTQHVKETLGRSGTDLTSVRIRATKPNYEVGSSRPLALLRRPVTGKPAVDPAAVKLWTLSANDMNDEEVDLLDSDDLLDPDDMKKPLPSTLRAQGCGEGAEKKRKACKNCTCGLADELEDKKKNSAPTPTPSACGNCYLGDAFRCASCPYMGMPAFKPGEKILLNSSQLQDKL is encoded by the exons ATGGGCAGTTTAGGTGACTCCGTGTCACCTGGTCAACATGTGGCAGTAACATGGGATGGCTCCTCCTCCATAGAGAGTCTTCAGGAACTTGTAGCACAAGTGCAGACCGCAGTGGCCCCAGATGGGAAGGTTTCTGTAGAGAATGTGGAACGCCTGTTGATGT CGGCTCACCGTGATTCCTGCTTTGATGGCATCCTCCTCGGTTTAGTTCCGGGAAGTACAACTATTCACAGTTCTGACATTCTGGTGGAAGCAGCTCGAATTCTGAAGCCGGGGGGTACAATGATCATCCAGGAGCCGGTGGATCTCCAAGCCG ATCACGGCGCCCGACTGCGGTCACCGGCCCAGCTCTCCTCTGCTATCACCCTTTCTGGAATGACCAGCGTGACACAG ATCCTGAATGTAGCCCTGACAAGTGAACAGACGCAACATGTGAAGGAAACGCTCGGCCGCTCTGGGACTGACCTGACCTCCGTTAGAATTCGAGCTACAAAACCCAATTATGAAGTTGGATCTTCCCGACCACTGGCACTTCTCAGACGCCCTGTGACAG GGAAGCCGGCTGTAGATCCAGCCGCAGTGAAACTCTGGACGCTGTCGGCAAATGATATGAATGATGAAGAAGTG GATCTCTTGGACTCAGATGATCTTCTGGATCCGGATGACATGAAGAAGCCCCTCCCCTCCACACTGAGAGCCCAGGGCTGTGGAGAGGGCGCTGAGAAGAAACGCAAAGCCTGCAAGAACTG CACATGTGGATTAGCAGATGAACTGGAAGACAAAAAGAAGAATTCTGCCCCCACACCTACCCCATCAGCATGTGGCAAT TGTTATCTCGGAGACGCATTCCGATGTGCCAGTTGCCCATATATGGGAATGCCGGCATTCAAACCGGGTGAGAAGATTCTCTTGAATTCCAGCCAGCTCCAAGACAAATTGTGA
- the COQ9 gene encoding ubiquinone biosynthesis protein COQ9, mitochondrial, with protein MAALRALRAASGAGLLLLRGRPGAGLAVCSARHLWVSPLRYEDQKTPPPSFDHTDSVHKAEEESSPPPRYTDQGGDESEGYESEEQLQQRILSAAVAFVPQYGWSNEAIAEGAKALDLSVAAAGMFENGGSELVLHFVSDCNARLVQLLEEEHKLVQLNNAEKKPKADFIRDALEARLRMLIPYIGQWPQALGILLLPQNIPTSLKLLTTMVDDIWHYAGDQSTDVSWYTRRAVLAGIYNTTELVMMQDNSPDFEDTWNFLQNRISDAMTAGNSMKQVSSTGEAVIQGLMGAAVTLKNLTGLNQRR; from the exons ATGGCGGCTCTCCGGGCTTTGAGAGCAGCGAGCGGGGCGGGGCTTCTACTGCTGAGGGGCCGCCCAGGAGCGG GCCTGGCAGTGTGCTCAGCGCGCCACTTGTGGGTTTCGCCCCTCAGATATGAGGATCAGAAGACGCCTCCGCCATCATTTGATCACACTGACTCCGTTCACAAGGCTGAAGAGGAGAGCTCCCCGCCTCCCAG GTATACAGACCAAGGCGGAGACGAGTCCGAAGGCTACGAGAGCGAGGAGCAGCTGCAGCAACGCATTCTATCTGCAGCGGTGGCTTTTGTACCGCAGTATGGGTGGAGCAATGAGGCCATTGCTGAAGGCGCCAAG GCTCTGGACCTATCTGTGGCTGCAGCGGGAATGTTCGAGAACGGCGGGAGTGAGCTTGTCCTGCACTTTGTGTCCGATTGCAACGCCAGACTGGTCCAACTGCTGGAGGAGGAGCACAAACTGGTGCAACTGAACAACGCTGA GAAGAAACCAAAAGCTGATTTCATAAGAGACGCTTTGGAAGCTCGTCTGAGGATGCTCATCCCCTATATTGGACAATGGCCTCAG GCATTGGGAATTCTTCTCTTACCACAAAATATTCCTACCAGCTTAAAGCTACTGACCACCATGGTGGATGACATCTGGCATTATGCTGGCGACCAGTCTACAGAT GTCAGCTGGTACACACGCAGGGCAGTTCTTGCAGGCATTTATAACACCACAGAGCTGGTCATGATGCAAGACAATTCTCCAGACTTCGAGGATACCTGGAACTTCCTGCAAAACCGCATATCTGATGCCATGACTGCTGGCAATTCTATGAAACAG GTGTCCTCCACGGGGGAAGCTGTCATTCAGGGGCTGATGGGAGCTGCTGTTACG TTGAAGAATCTGACAGGACTGAACCAGCGGCGGTGA